The nucleotide window CTTTGCATAATATTAAAGTTGAGGGAATTCCCCACAGTCAATTGCTTTATTTGGCAAGACTACCACTACAAGCTGTTTTAATTGCTTGGGCGTATTGGTATACTCGAAATCCAGAGACGCAGTTAGAAACAACAGACAAATAATTTGAACAAATGCGATCGCTTTTGGGACAATATTGTGTGAGATTTTGCGTAGATTTTTAATTATAGTACTTGCACAATGTAATCATGGTAATGTTTATCGTTAGTGATTATGACTTCTACCGCAGCACCTTTACCAAATTCACTTGCGCGTGTTGTGCAGCGTTTTCAACGACTTTCTAACCCAAAGCAGCGTTACGAGCAGTTGGTTTGGTTTGCTAAACGGCTAAAGGAATTTCCAGAAGGCGACAAAGTACCAGAAAATAAAGTTCCAGGTTGTGTTTCACAGGTGTATATCACTGCAAAGCTAGACCAAGGAAAAGTTTGGTATGAAGGCGATTCAGATTCAGCACTTGTGAAAGGATTAGTCGCTGTATTAGTTGAGGGTTTGAGTGGTTTATCACCCGAAGAGGTTTTGCAA belongs to Gloeocapsopsis sp. IPPAS B-1203 and includes:
- a CDS encoding SufE family protein; its protein translation is MTSTAAPLPNSLARVVQRFQRLSNPKQRYEQLVWFAKRLKEFPEGDKVPENKVPGCVSQVYITAKLDQGKVWYEGDSDSALVKGLVAVLVEGLSGLSPEEVLQVSPEFIKDTGLNASLTPSRSNGFYNIFQKMKEKALLLASK